Proteins found in one Amphiura filiformis chromosome 14, Afil_fr2py, whole genome shotgun sequence genomic segment:
- the LOC140169160 gene encoding uncharacterized protein, with protein sequence MEKEKNEVTMHHLRSLPSFQNSKSGTKNLPISRQTEILAKKRKRSKEQYQNPEKAKQKRAQSKESYKDPEKAEQKREQARKQSKKSYKDPEKAERKREQSKESYKDPEKAEQKREQAREQSKKSYKDPEKAERKREQSKELYKHPETAERKREQSKESYENPEYAKKKRQQSQFNRYQKKSDIDIVITNFQKACKDEHRLIYICQVCQRIFFKRQVVALYTSRYNESILLESLHSNVEIQSLPINKGQDQSHGEKWICNTCHSDLLANRVPRLATVNKLALVEQPHVLSELNMLERHLISPAILFMKMISLIKGAQKGISGQVVCVKFNVNNTAACLPRLPTEQSLIRIKLKRRLIYKGHHMCQDVNPENVRQALKWLKANNPVFEDIDINFDQFDSVLDDQLISSEHDQENDIIAEPHSPNESELATESIASDSTELYEYIDIDEEQDMHDQDEDSSDNIEIRWIDIDNGILISQGKQPMTAEQHKNMTWEDHCKIIMSNPAAAARMFQQRVHTLINDVILSPANHIGKVEDYYYRTEFQQRGWPHIHMIAWVKDAPEFDTDPDEEIAEFIDKYVSCELPPEEDVELHEIVSKVQMHTKSHTRSCRKTGLVCRFNYPRPPSNETFICRRPESIDDLDLNELEAEVERTDRKEREENAKETIKKICWNGNMDIQYILDPFAGTIYMLSYLTKCEREMGDLLRNAQREAREGNADVLTELRKVGNVYLQHREISVMGAIYMVCSMPLKQSSRNVVFVQTDVDGHRISLPLQQLQENAGNSEEVWQTSQIEKYIGRPKVAKYENMCMAKFFSSHYQVSSKESTQAENETDDQTEDDQSDYEDGSVPKEGIKRCRPKQKAIALSGCSAKMKQRTTGKPAVIRYPRVSIHRDKERYHMNMLRLYLPHRRKQIKPESYETYESYHLQGRVTINGEIVSVQEIVQHNMKEFEPDNGALDNAWDALQEIPDLQDAWNALNPQGEQQQQDDRLERNLYEDSDDELAEIEIPELQQPQQQRQDLPRCAIETCRPEITEEQAESMMRQLNNKQRQLFNYVTKWCNDKASDHTISPFHFFLTGGAGTGKSHLIKCITYARKTFLPMTENVEEVTVLLLAHMGTAAFNIYGQTICTGLKIPPKGSHHYTPLAEESVNTLRMKYRHLQLVIIDEISMVSVPQFDYIHGRLQQIKGSSDTTYFGNVSILAVGDFYQLPPISPRTPLCLPRDDILMDLWNLLFNVVELTEIMRQKDDVVFAQMLNRLRTRKRNEQISDIDMKLLQSRTVSDSHDNGLSAPNDAMHLFYRNNDVDEHNEKMLATLSTHIHTIQAIDIDQTGGRIIRINEQPHTTKRKDRNTTLADELKLAVGARVMLISNVDVTDGLCNGVSGVFKGIEFCNSTNMPTVVYVKFDSSRIGAKARITEFIPPHYQECTPIKPRKESFQLKGKTFTTTREQIPLKLSWAVTIHKIQGQTTDQAVISMKYLQTAMAYVALSRVTHLDGMYLMNFDARRIYCDETIAPNIAKMSQCNLSVANPLLEIDHNNYFIIAHHNIQSLNRHFEDMKNNSEFRKAHVICLSETWLTSSNNPETIAIDGYSLESINSGSGIGYAIYVQNSVKYNVLPLITEHSDVLAIRTSGRSNLLIAAIYKPVATSSRVFNDEMNEITAQIENLETDFKVLVGDFNRNLMKEQVLPAFRQYNQVIEDPTTTKGTLLDHIYIKPTPQNYSASVLTSYYSYHHPTFVAIKF encoded by the exons ATGGAAAAGGAAAAAAACGAAGTCACTATGCACCATCTCCGAAGTCTTCCAAGCTTTCAAAACAGCAAAAGTGGTACCAAAAATTTACCTATCTCTCGTCAAACTGAAATCCTTGCAAAAAAACGAAAGAGATCGAAAGAACAATATCAAAATCCTGAAAAGGCAAAACAAAAACGTGCGCAGTCTAAGGAATCATACAAAGATCCTGAAAAGGCAGAACAAAAACGTGAGCAAGCACGTAAGCAATCGAAGAAATCGTACAAAGATCCTGAAAAAGCAGAACGAAAACGCGAGCAATCTAAGGAATCGTACAAAGATCCTGAAAAGGCAGAACAAAAACGTGAGCAAGCACGTGAGCAATCGAAGAAATCGTACAAAGATCCTGAAAAAGCAGAACGAAAACGCGAGCAATCTAAGGAATTGTACAAACATCCTGAAACGGCAGAACGAAAACGTGAGCAATCTAAGGAATCGTATGAAAACCCTGAATATGCAAAAAAGAAACGACAACAAAGTCAGTTCAATAGGTATCAGAAAAAATCAGATATTGATATAGTTATTACCAACTTTCAGAAAGCCTGCAAGGATGAACACCGATTGATATATATTTGTCAGGTGTGTCAACGTATCTTTTTCAAAAGACAAGTTGTAGCACTATACACGAGCAGATATAATGAAAGTATCTTGCTTGAAAGTTTACACAGTAATGTAGAAATTCAGTCACTACCAATAAACAAAGGTCAAGATCAAAGTCACGGAGAAAAGTGGATTTGCAATACATGTCATAGTGATTTACTTGCAAATCGTGTTCCCAGATTGGCAACTGTAAACAAATTGGCATTAGTAGAACAGCCACATGTACTATCAGAATTGAATATGCTAGAACGACATTTAATTTCCCCTGCAATTCTATTTATGAAAATGATATCACTTATCAAGGGTGCACAAAAGGGTATTAGTGGACAAGTTGTGTGCGTAAAATTTAATGTTAATAACACCGCTGCATGTTTACCAAGACTACCAACGGAACAAAGTCTTATCCGGATCAAGTTAAAACGTCGCCTCATTTACAAAGGACATCATATGTGTCAGGACGTTAATCCAGAAAACGTTAGACAAGCACTTAAATGGTTGAAAGCCAACAATCCGGTATTTGAAGATATCGATATCAACTTTGATCAGTTTGATTCTGTGTTAGACGACCAACTAATTTCCAgcgaacacgatcaagaaaatgaCATCATCGCAGAACCCCATTCTCCAAATGAGAGTGAACTCGCGACTGAGTCTATAGCTAGTGACAGCACAGAATTGTACGAATACATCGATATTGATGAAGAGCAAGACATGCACGACCAAGATGAGGATAGCAGTGATAACATAGAAAT ACGTTGGATTGACATAGACAATGGTATCCTAATATCACAAGGAAAACAGCCAATGACTGCAGAACAGCATAAGAACATGACCTGGGAAGATCATTGTAAGATCATCATGTCAAATCCAGCAGCAGCAGCCAGAATGTTTCAGCAAAGAGTCCATACGTTAATCAATGACGTCATTCTTTCTCCAGCCAATCATATTGGAAAAGTCGAAGACTATTATTACAGAACCGAGTTCCAACAGAGAGGTTGGCCACATATTCACATGATAGCATGGGTGAAAGATGCGCCAGAATTCGATACAGATCCAGACGAGGAAATCGCTGAATTCATTGACAAATATGTGTCATGTGAACTTCCTCCAGAGGAAGACGTCGAATTGCATGAAATAGTATCAAAAGTACAGATGCATACTAAATCCCATACAAGGTCATGTAGAAAAACTGGACTGGTATGCCGATTTAACTATCCTAGGCCACCATCGAACGAAACCTTCATTTGCAGACGTCCAGAATCCATAGACGATCTAGATCTTAATGAACTGGAAGCGGAAGTGGAGCGTACAGATagaaaagaaagggaagagaATGCAAAGGAGACTATTAAGAAAAT ATGTTGGAATGGAAACATGGACATACAGTACATATTAGATCCATTTGCGGGTACAATATACATGCTCTCGTACCTGACGAAGTGTGAAAGAGAAATGGGTGACTTGCTCAGAAACGCACAAAGAGAAGCTAGAGAAGGGAATGCCGATGTTCTTACCGAACTTAGAAAAGTTGGTAACGTATACTTGCAACACAGAGAAATCAGTGTAATGGGTGCTATTTACATGGTTTGCAGTATGCCTTTGAAACAAAGCTCACGTAATGTTGTGTTTGTTCAAACTGATGTTGATGGACACAGGATATCGTTGCCACTCCAACAACTTCAAGAGAATGCTGGGAATTCTGAAGAAGTTTGGCAAACTTCTCAAATTGAGAAATACATCGGTCGACCCAAGGtagcaaaatatgaaaacatgtGCATGGCAAAGTTCTTCTCTAGTCATTATCAAGTGTCTAGCAAAGAAAGTACACAGGCAGAAAACGAAACTGATGATCAGACAGAAGATGACCAAAGTGATTATGAAGATGGAAGTGTACCGAAAGAAGGAATTAAGAGATGTCGACCAAAGCAAAAGGCTATCGCATTGTCGGGATGTTCAGCGAAAATGAAACAACGAACCACCGGAAAACCAGCTGTCATTCGTTATCCTCGAGTATCAATTCATAGGGATAAAGAGCGTTACCATATGAACATGCTACGCCTATATCTGCCACACAGAAGAAAGCAAATCAAACCTGAAtcatatgaaacgtatgaaagttATCACTTACAAGGTCGCGTAACCATTAATGGGGAAATCGTTTCAGTTCAAGAAATAGTGCAACACAACATGAAAGAATTCGAACCAGATAACGGTGCCCTAGATAATGCATGGGATGCACTCCAAGAAATACCTGACCTTCAAGATGCATGGAATGCTTTAAATCCACAAGGAGAACAACAACAGCAGGATGATAGATTGGAGCGTAATTTGTACGAGGATTCAGATGACGAGCTTGCTGAAATCGAAATTCCTGAATTACAGCAGCCGCAACAGCAACGTCAAGATTTACCGAGGTGTGCAATAGAAACATGCCGTCCTGAAATTACAGAAGAACAAGCAGAATCTATGATGCGACAGTTGAACAACAAACAACGTCAACTATTTAACTATGTTACCAAGTGGTGCAATGACAAGGCCAGTGACCATACCATATCACCATTCCACTTTTTTCTTACTGGAGGAGCTGGAACTGGAAAATCACATCTGATCAAGTGCATAACATATGCTAGAAAAACCTTTCTTCCAATGACAGAAAATGTTGAGGAAGTGACTGTTCTACTACTTGCCCACATGGGAACTGCCGCCTTTAATATATATGGCCAAACAATCTGTACTGGGTTAAAGATACCTCCCAAAGGATCACATCATTACACGCCTCTTGCAGAAGAATCTGTAAACACGTTGCGAATGAAGTATCGACACCTACAACTTGTCATTATTGATGAAATATCTATGGTGAGTGTACCACAGTTTGACTATATACATGGTCGATTGCAACAGATCAAAGGTTCTTCAGACACCACTTACTTTGGCAATGTGTCAATTCTTGCAGTTGGAGATTTTTATCAATTACCGCCTATTTCTCCAAGAACACCATTGTGTCTTCCCCGTGATGATATATTAATGGACCTCTGGAACCTATTGTTCAATGTTGTTGAACTGACAGAAATTATGCGTCAAAAAGATGATGTCGTCTTTGCTCAAATGCTCAACAGACTTCGCACAAGGAAACGAAATGAACAAATAAGCGATATTGATATGAAGTTACTTCAGTCACGTACAGTTTCAGATAGCCATGATAACGGACTCTCCGCTCCCAATGACGCAATGCATCTATTTTATCGCAACAATGATGTCGATGAACATAATGAGAAAATGCTAGCTACCCTGAGTACACATATACATACGATACAAGCCATTGACATTGATCAAACAGGTGGGCGTATCATAAGAATAAATGAGCAACCACATACGACAAAACGTAAAGATCGCAACACAACTTTGGCAGATGAACTAAAATTAGCAGTAGGTGCCCGAGTTATGCTGATCTCGAACGTTGATGTGACTGACGGTCTGTGCAATGGAGTTTCTGGTGTATTTAAAGGTATCGAATTCTGCAACTCGACAAATATGCCAACTGTCGTATATGTCAAATTTGATAGTTCTCGTATTGGTGCCAAGGCAAGAATAACAGAATTCATCCCACCACACTATCAAGAATGTACTCCCATAAAGCCACGCAAGGAATCGTTTCAGTTGAAAGGAAAGACGTTTACCACAACCAGAGAACAGATACCGTTAAAACTTTCCTGGGCTGTCACCATTCACAAGATCCAAGGACAAACTACGGACCAAGCAGTAATATCAATGAAATACTTGCAGACAGCAATGGCATACGTAGCACTAAGTCGAGTCACTCATCTTGATGGAATGTATCTGATGAATTTTGATGCCAGGAGAATCTATTGTGACGAAACTATTGCACCCAATATTGCCAAGATGTCACAATGTAATCTTTCCGTGGCTAACCCTTTATTAGAAATAGATCAcaacaactatttcattattgcaCATCATAACATTCAGAGCTTAAATCGACATTTTGAAGATATGAAAAACAATAGCGAGTTCAGAAAAGCTCACGTCATTTGCTTATCTGAAACCTGGTTGACAAGTAGCAATAACCCTGAAACAATTGCAATTGATGGTTATTCATTGGAATCAATCAATTCTGGTAGTGGAATAGGGTATGCCATCTATGTTCAAAACAGTGTGAAATACAAtgtattaccattgataactGAGCACTCCGACGTATTAGCGATAAGAACATCAGGAAGAAGCAACTTGCTGATTGCAGCTATATACAAACCTGTTGCAACAAGCTCAAGAGTATTCAATGATGAAATGAATGAGATAACAGCCCAGATTGAAAATCTAGAAACAGATTTTAAAGTCCTTGTGGGAGACTTTAATCGTAACTTGATGAAAGAGCAAGTCCTTCCTGCATTCAGACAATACAATCAAGTGATTGAAGACCCAACTACTACCAAAGGAACTCTTCTGGATCATATATATATCAAACCAACACCGCAGAACTACAGTGCTTCAGTATTGACTTCCTACTACAGTTACCATCATCCAACATTTGTTGCCATAAAGTTTTAG